The following coding sequences lie in one Rutidosis leptorrhynchoides isolate AG116_Rl617_1_P2 chromosome 4, CSIRO_AGI_Rlap_v1, whole genome shotgun sequence genomic window:
- the LOC139843353 gene encoding uncharacterized protein, producing the protein MSKLMEIAKKTMFYIRVLSGYEERRIRTYRLEIEKRIAEAERKKAEIKKIPEQLILSEVRKMVEEMQAVNKQLEETEVAIDEYFKPVDKQAEMIVDMQLKEEEKTMKQMMQAMKAQAFLDKEEAERNSSLKISDKKQEITDDASITANKAETSSR; encoded by the exons ATGAGTAAATTGATGGAAATTGCAAAGAAAACGATGTTCTACATTAGAGTTTTATCAGGTTATGAAGAACGTCGTATCAGAACTTACAGATTGGAGATTGAAAAACGTATTGCTGAG GCAGAACGAAAGAAGGCAGAGATTAAAAAGATCCCTGAGCAGCTTATTTTATCCGAGGTGCGGAAGATGGTCGAGGAGATGCAAGCGGTGAACAAACAGTTAGAGGAGACG GAGGTTGCTATTGATGAATACTTCAAGCCCGTTGATAAACAAGCTGAAATGATAGTTGATATGCAGCTTAAAGAAGAGGAAAAGACAATGAAGCAGATGATGCAAGCCATGAAAGCACAAGCTTTTCTTGATAAAGAAGAGGCTGAGAGAAACTCTAGTTTAAAAATTTCTGATAAAAAGCAAGAGATCACGGACGATGCTTCTATTACAGCCAACAAAGCTGAGACATCATCAAGATAA